A single Dechloromonas denitrificans DNA region contains:
- a CDS encoding acetate uptake transporter gives MTAQIQPQQAVTETKIIMSDPTALGVFGLSMVTFVAASQKMGWTTGSVYLIPWALLLGSIAQIWASTIDFKKNNYFGSIVLGAYGLFWGAVAMHWAISQGLLGALDPAKADPKQLAFACLGYFFFSLFIMVAAFEVNKMFAIMLMLINVLLPSLALSILGINPGLFSPLAAWSELLISLIGFYTAGGLFLNSYFGRTLVPLGKPFGFIRKGPAK, from the coding sequence ATGACCGCACAAATACAACCGCAACAAGCTGTTACCGAAACCAAGATCATCATGTCCGACCCGACTGCGCTCGGGGTGTTCGGTCTTTCGATGGTGACCTTTGTTGCCGCCTCGCAGAAGATGGGCTGGACAACTGGGTCCGTCTACCTGATTCCCTGGGCCTTGCTGCTCGGCTCCATAGCCCAGATCTGGGCGTCGACCATCGACTTCAAGAAGAACAACTACTTCGGCTCGATCGTGCTTGGTGCCTATGGCCTGTTCTGGGGCGCGGTTGCCATGCACTGGGCGATCAGCCAGGGTCTGCTCGGCGCCCTCGATCCAGCCAAGGCCGATCCGAAGCAACTTGCCTTTGCCTGCCTGGGCTATTTCTTCTTCTCGCTGTTCATCATGGTGGCTGCCTTCGAGGTCAACAAGATGTTCGCCATCATGCTGATGCTGATCAACGTCCTGCTGCCGTCGCTGGCCCTGTCCATCCTCGGCATCAATCCGGGTCTGTTCTCACCTCTGGCGGCCTGGTCGGAATTGCTGATTTCGCTGATCGGCTTCTATACCGCCGGCGGCCTCTTCCTCAACAGCTATTTCGGACGGACCCTCGTGCCGCTGGGCAAGCCTTTCGGTTTCATCCGCAAGGGGCCGGCGAAATAA